The proteins below are encoded in one region of Pithys albifrons albifrons isolate INPA30051 chromosome 25, PitAlb_v1, whole genome shotgun sequence:
- the CDK5R1 gene encoding cyclin-dependent kinase 5 activator 1, which translates to MGTVLSLSPSYRKAPLFEEGAATVGHYTAVQNSKNAKEKGLKRHSLISVLPWKRIAAVSAKKKSSKKVQPNGGYQSNVTHLNNENLKKSLSCANLATFAPPPPPAAAAAALASAQKVPPAAPAAAAATPRRVVVQASTSELLRCLGEFLCRRCYRLKHLSPTDPVLWLRSVDRSLLLQGWQDQGFITPANVVFLYMLCRDVISAEVATDHELQAVLLTCLYLSYSYMGNEISYPLKPFLVESCKEAFWDRCLSIIDLMSPKMLQVNADPHYFTQVFADLKKESGSEEKGRLLIGLDR; encoded by the coding sequence ATGGGCACGGTGCTGTCGCTGTCGCCGAGCTACCGGAAGGCCCCGCTGTTCGAGGAGGGGGCGGCCACGGTGGGGCACTACACGGCGGTGCAGAACAGCAAGAACGCGAAGGAGAAGGGCCTGAAGCGGCACTCGCTGATCTCGGTGCTGCCCTGGAAGCGCATCGCCGCCGTCTCCGCCAAGAAGAAGAGCTCCAAGAAGGTGCAGCCCAACGGCGGCTACCAGAGCAACGTCACCCACCTCAACAACGAGAACCTGAAGAAGTCGCTCTCCTGCGCCAACCTCGCCACCTTCgcccccccgccgccccccgccgccgccgccgccgccctcgCCTCGGCGCAGAAGGTGCCCCcggccgcgcccgccgccgccgccgccaccccGCGCAGGGTCGTGGTGCAGGCGAGCACCAGCGAGCTGCTGCGCTGCCTCGGCGAGTTCCTGTGCCGCCGCTGCTACCGCCTGAAGCACCTCTCGCCCACCGACCCCGTGCTCTGGCTGCGCTCCGTGGACCgctcgctgctgctgcagggctggcaggaccAGGGCTTCATCACGCCCGCCAACGTGGTCTTCCTCTACATGCTGTGCCGGGACGTCATCTCGGCCGAGGTGGCCACCGACCACGAactgcaggcagtgctgctcaCCTGCCTGTACCTCTCCTACTCCTACATGGGCAACGAGATCTCCTACCCGCTGAAGCCCTTCCTGGTGGAGAGCTGTAAGGAGGCCTTCTGGGACCGCTGCCTCTCCATCATCGACCTCATGAGCCCCAAGATGCTGCAGGTCAACGCCGACCCGCACTACTTCACCCAGGTCTTCGCCGACCTCAAGAAGGAGAGCGGCTCCGAGGAGAAGGGCCGGCTGCTCATCGGCCTCGACCGGTGA